In Miscanthus floridulus cultivar M001 chromosome 5, ASM1932011v1, whole genome shotgun sequence, one genomic interval encodes:
- the LOC136452833 gene encoding germin-like protein 1-2, giving the protein MASAAHRSLVLRALLVAAAIAGALSDPTPLQDICVADLQAATPVDGFACKPLTAVVDDDFFSRAIASAGSTNNPFRVNSTRAIVSTFPGLNTLGVSITRVDLAPGGLNPPHSHPRASELVMVLKGEVMVGFTTAANRLFSKVVRENELFVVPLGLQHFQLNTGTGDAVFIAMFNSQSPGVVTPTFAMFSTKPAMPMEVLTKTFLMSEDEVTAMKSKFVGF; this is encoded by the coding sequence ATGGCTTCAGCTGCTCATCGGTCCCTTGTGCTCCGCGCGCTGCTAGTGGCGGCGGCCATCGCTGGCGCCCTGTCGGACCCGACGCCGCTCCAGGACATCTGCGTGGCGGACCTGCAGGCCGCGACGCCGGTCGACGGGTTCGCGTGCAAGCCGCTGACGGCCGTGGTGGACGACgacttcttctcccgcgccatCGCGTCCGCGGGCAGCACCAACAACCCGTTCCGCGTCAACTCCACGCGAGCCATTGTGTCCACGTTCCCGGGGCTCAACACGCTGGGCGTCTCCATCACGCGCGTCGACCTCGCCCCGGGGGGGCTCAACCCGCCGCACTCGCACCCGCGCGCCTCCGAGCTCGTCATGGTGCTCAAGGGCGAGGTCATGGTCGGCTTCACCACGGCGGCCAACCGCCTCTTCTCCAAGGTGGTCAGGGAGAACGAGCTCTTCGTCGTGCCCCTCGGCCTGCAGCACTTCCAGCTCAACACCGGCACCGGCGACGCCGTGTTCATCGCCATGTTCAACTCCCAGTCGCCTGGCGTCGTCACGCCCACGTTCGCCATGTTCTCGACTAAGCCTGCCATGCCCATGGAGGTGCTAACCAAGACGTTCCTCATGAGCGAGGACGAGGTCACCGCCATGAAGTCCAAGTTCGTTGGCTTCTGA
- the LOC136452834 gene encoding uncharacterized protein At1g15400-like has product MAGLQRSSETYRRSGSSGTVWENKHQSASGELTRPARPKDARQQRSGHGGYRTTGHVQPALDPPSPRVAACGLCSLFGKDKHQPPRRASGKGRRR; this is encoded by the coding sequence ATGGCCGGGCTGCAGCGGTCGAGCGAGACGTACCGGCGGTCCGGGTCGTCGGGGACGGTGTGGGAGAACAAGCACCAGTCGGCGTCGGGCGAGCTGACCAGGCCGGCCCGGCCCAAAGATGCGCGGCAGCAGCGGAGCGGCCACGGCGGGTACAGGACGACCGGCCACGTGCAGCCGGCGCTGGACCCGCCGTCCCCGCGCGTCGCCGCCTGCGGCTTGTGCAGCCTCTTCGGCAAGGACAAGCATCAGCCGCCCCGCCGCGCCAGCGGCAAGGGCCGGCGCCGCTGA